The window GCGGCCTCTTTATGATTGGCAAGAAAGATGAAAACTACTATATCATCACGTCTAACCGCATTGCGATTGACAAAAAAATAGAGCTGGAGTCTGCCCTGCTACAAGTCAATCAAGCAAGCCCCGAAGAGCTCAAGGAAATGTACCGCAAACAAATAAAAGAAGGCAAACTCTCAGAAAAAGGAGGTGCAGGGCTAGGGCTGATTGATATGGCTCGGAAGGTAGGCGAAAAACTTGACTATCATTTTTTGCCTTATGATGACAACTACTTTTTCTTTGTGCTCAATGTGGTGCTGAACAGCAAGAAACTTTCTGGCAAACACATCTCATCTGCAGAGCACGACAACGACAACGAAACACCTGCTGACGAAGCCCCCACCCAAGCATAACCCAGCGTTCTATGCCTGCCATTACAGACTACTACCAACTATTGGGCCTGAGCCGCAACGCCACCCAAACTCAAATCAAAGAAGCCTACCGAGAGCTGGCCGTAAAGCTACACCCCGACCGCAACCCCGGCAACCCCCACGCCGAAGAACATTTCAAGCAAATAACGGAAGCCTACAACGTATTGAGTAACCCCAAAAAGAGGGCACAGTATGACCAACTACGGCTCACGCGGCGCATGCAAGAAATGGTGGCTACTGGCAATGTAGACTTAGCAGAGACCCTCAAAGATATTTTTGGGGAAAATATCCTGACTAACTTTGTTGATGATCTTGTCAATTATCGTGGAGAAGACATCCGCCAAACACTGCACATCAGCCTCGCAGAAGCCCTTGAAGGCAGCCAACAACGCATCGAAGTCTTAGGCAAGCCGCTGCGCATACAACTCAAACCCGGTATCGCCCACGGGCAAGTACTCAAAATAAAGGGACAAGGGGGGGAAGGCTCCAAACCCGAAAAACGTGGCGACCTCCTGTTGACCATTCACATTAGCCCACAGCCCGGTTTCACACGCCAAGGCAATGACCTTTATACCCATTATACGATAGACCTCTATACCGCCTTGTTGGGCGGCCAAGTGCAAGTACCTTCTTGGAAAGAAGGCTTCGAACACCCCCTGAGCATTCCGGCAGGCATACAGCCCAACACCACCCTGACGCTTCAGGGGCACGGTGCGCCTCTGTATGAGCAGCCTGGCGAGTATGGCAATCTACACATCAATGTCCAAGTAGCCCTTCCCACACAGCTCAGCCCCGAAGCACAAACGCTTGTCCAAAAATTGGCACAAAAAGCCCCAGTGCAGTTTAAAAGTCTGCCTTCTGAAGATACCGCCAAGGCATCCGAGGAATGAATTTACCCCCCAACGCACACAAACCCGTGGGTACGTTTGTTTAAGGGGTAAAAAAATCTATTTTTGTAAAAAAAACCACCCAACTCAAACTTGTATATTCATGAGCGTATTAGTTAATAAGCAATCCAAAGTCATTGTACAAGGCTTTACCGGTACTGAAGGCACCTTCCACGCCGGCCAAATGATAGAGTACGGCACCCAAGTGGTAGGCGGAGTAACGCCGGGCAAAGGTGGTCAAACACACCTCGACCGTCCTGTGTTCAATACTGTAAAAGAAGCAGTAGACCAAGCCGGAGCAGATGTATCGATTATTTTCGTTCCCCCTCCATTTGCTGCTGATGCTATTATGGAAGCTGCCGACGCTGGCATCAAAGTTATTGTCTGCATCACTGAGGGCATCCCTGTCAATGATATGATTGCTGTCAAAGAATACCTTCGCGATAAAGATGCCCGCCTTATTGGCCCTAACTGCCCCGGTGTAATTACCCCCGGTGAGGCCAAGGTAGGAATTATGCCCGGATTTGTATTCAAAAAAGGCAAAATCGGCATCGTTTCTAAATCAGGAACCTTGACTTACGAAGCCGCAGACCAAGTAGTGAAGGCCGGTTTGGGAATCACAACTGCCATCGGTATCGGTGGAGACCCTATCATCGGTACTACTACCAAAGAAGCCGTTGAGATGTTGATGAATGACCCTGAGACCGAAGGCATCATCATGATTGGCGAAATTGGGGGTAACCTCGAAGCCGAAGCCGCCCGCTGGATTCAAGCCAATGGTAACAAAAAGCCAGTGGTTGGTTTTATTGCCGGACAAACCGCCCCCAAAGGCAAACGTATGGGACACGCCGGTGCTATTATTGGTGGCGCTGACGATACGGCAGAGGCCAAAATGCGTATTATGCGTGAGTGTGGCCTACACGTAGTGTCTACCCCAGCCGAAATTGGAACTACAATGATTGAAGCTTTGAAGAAATAAGCCGAAGGAGCATTTCAGTGAACCCAAGATACAAAGCGCTTTCTTGGGGTAGAAGTCACAGAAAAGCCAAAATTAAACCAATAGCTCTCAGCAGATACTGAGGGCTATTGGTTTGTTATTCTCAGACCAAATTTGATTGGGTATGAATCAGAATAGACTTATAGCAAAATCTGTTTTATGGTTCTTCCGAAACTTCGACCCCAACCCTTAGTGATAGGTAGACCTATCACTAAGGGATTTTTTTTCGCTAAGACTCATAGGATTTAGGGGTTAAAGGGACTTGGTTGTTCTCAAGTGTTTTCATTTCCCTAATCATTTTTGATTGGTTGTAATGACCTTAGCCCCACAACCACAGAAGGGTCTATTTTGTGCTCAAGGGTGTTCAGCACCTATATTTCCCAAGCCAATGTTGGTAGGGAGATGCTTAGTTGTTTTGAGTTTTAGGTTTGACTTGCTCATTGATGAGATACACCAACAATCCAGCGCCCACGATGGCCAAGGCCACGAGCGATTCCTTGGTGCGTGTGGTGAAGATGAAGTACATCGTCCAGCCGGTAGCCGCCAAGAAAATCAGCGGTGTTATGGGGTAGCCCCAAGTGCGATAAGGTCGTGGGGCGCTTGGGGTACGCAGACGCATCACAAAAACCCCCAATACGGTAGAGAATGTAAAGATGTCGAGTGTGAAGGCGATGGCGAAGAGCACTTGGTCGAAAGTAGAGGTCAAAATCAATACCGCCGCTACCAAGCTCTGAAACACAATGGCCATAGAGGGAATGCCTTTGGCATTGGTACGCGCCCAAAAACGCAGTAGGTGAAGGTCTTGCCCCATTACTTGCGTAACCCGAGGACCGGCAAACACCATCGCACTGATAGACGAAATCAGGAGCAAAGCAATGACCATCCCCATTACTTGGCTACCCACACCACCCAAGAACATCTGTGCTGATACATAGCCTACTTCGAGTGAGGTACCGAGCTTGGCCTGCTCTGCGCCATATACCGCCGCCGGAACAGTATACAAAAATACAAAGTTGAGCAGCAAATAGGCTATCATCACTGCCAAAGTACCCAAAAATAGTGAGCGAGGTACGTTACGCTGTGGGTTTTCAATCTCAGTAGCCAAGTAGGCCGAGGCATTCCAACCCGAATAGGCAAAAGACACAAAAGCCAATGAAACAGCAAAGCCGCCGCTGAAAATCATACTCCAATCACCAGTAACGGGCAACAGATTGACAGGCTGTGGCTCAGGGGTAAGCAATAGCCCTAGGCCAATAAAAACGATGATAAGTGTTACTTTGACACTGGTAGAAAATATCTGGAAAATACTGCCTAGCTTCAGGTCTGTGGCGTGGATGAGTGTAATCAGTACCAACACACTCAGCGCGACGGCTTGCTCCGGTAAGGCCGGAAATACCGCCGAAACATAACGCCCTAAGGCCATCGCCGAGAGCGCAATAGGTGCGGCAAAGCCTACCCACATCGAAGCCCAACCTGACAAAAAGCCGTAGGCAGGATGATAAATCTTAGACAAAAAATGGTACTCACCGCCTGAGCGGGGCATCATCCCGGCTAGCTCTCCATAGCTCAGCGCACCACAGAGCGCCACTATCCCCCCAACCAACCAAAGCATCAATAGCGGGAACGTATTCGTAACCCCTCCCAGTACTTGGTAGCCCAAACTCGTAAATACACCTGCGCCAATCATATTGGCCACTACTAAAGATACAGCCGTATAAAAACTCACTTTGGCTGTAGAGAGGTTTTGGTTCATTTTGCTCCGTTTTGTTGAATAGTTATACCTTGATTTTCTTGATTTTCAGTACCCACATCTCCAAATCAACTTTGATTGCGTATACAAAAGATAAAGGCGGCTCTAAGGCCGCCACAAGTATACACATTTTATATCAAGATTCACTTGACTTGAGGATTCACAGCGTTTGATTTTCTTGATTTTCAGTGCCCATATTTCTCCGACTAATGCTAACGGAGATATTGCTTTGGCAAATCAGCTTGCCGACAGATTTAGGACAAAGACTGGTTTTCGATAGAGGCCAACTCCAAAATCTTCTGATACTCGTCGGGCTTGAGGTCGTTGAAGAAGTAATATACAGGGTTGACCCACTCGCCATTGTAAAACACCTCGTAGTGTAAGTGAGGAGCAGTGGAGAAACCTGTGTTGCCTACATACCCAATTAACTCGCCGCGCTTTACCTTTTGGCCAGGGCGCACCGCAAAGGCCGACATATGGGCGTAGTAAGTTTCGTATCCATATCCGTGATTGATTTTGACGGCATTGCCATAACCTCCCGAAAACTTGGCCTCTGTGATGGTACCATCGCCGGTAGCATAAATAGGCGTGCCGTGAGGCGCGGCAAAATCAACCCCAGGATGAAACTGTGCCACCTTATAAATGGGGTGCATCCGTACGCCAAAACCAGAGCTGAGGCGTGTTAGTTGTTTGTTGTTGATGGGCTGAATGGCGGGGATAGAGGCCAACATTTTGGATTTGTTTTTGACTAGCATCGAGATTTCATCATAAGATTTGCTCTGTACATACATCTTGCGTTTTAGCTCGTCTATCTTTTGGAAAGTCCCCACGATGAGGTCTTCTTCTTGTAGGCCTTTTTTGAGCAAATCTTCGTAGCGGTTTACGCCACCAGTACCGGCATTGCGCACAGAGGCGGGAATAGGCTCGGCTTCAAAGATAACTCGGTAGATATTATCGTCGCGTTTTTGAAGGGCGGTCAACATTTCGTTGACTTCGGTGAGTTGTTTTTTGATTAGCTTGTAGTGCATCAACAACTCCTCGTTTTTCTTTTTCAACACAATCTCTTGGTCGGTTTTGTAGTATCGGCTGAAGATAAGCGTCATGCCGAGGGCAAAAATCACAGATAAGGTAACAAAGCCTAAAAGGTTGAGGACTATGTCGACCGGGCGAACTTTCACTACTTCATACTTACAGGTCTCTGTGTCGTAGTAATACTTTACTCTTGCCATAAATTGTGAGAATAAATCCAACTTAAAAATTCGACGAGTGTTTGTTTTTTTTCGATTAACCACCTGTCGAAGGGGTTGAGTGAGGTTGTTTAGACCTCCCCCAACATAGCAACGACAAAGTTAATACCTATTATGCTAAAAACCAGAAGAAATTTTACAATATTTTTTAAAACCCCTTCAAAACAGCTGTTTAAGGCTCATTTTACGGTAAAAACCTGAAAACAGCTCAGGTTTTGGCCGCAACTAGGGGGTATGATTTCCCGTTGGTTTCCCCCTGTTTTGGAAGCAAACGTCCTATCAGAAGCACTTGGCATATTGTACGTTTCCTATTTGCGATTCCGAGCTAAAATGCGCATCTTGAGTACTCAAATGACTTTAAAACAACCTACTCGATTTTTATGAAAGCATTTTTGTGTAAACAATGGGGCACTCCCGACGACCTCGTATTGGAAGACATCAGCGCCCCCGAGCCTAAGCCGGGCGAGGTGCGTGTGGCTATCAAAGCCGTGGGCATCAATTATCCTGATGTACTGATGATTGCGGGTAAATACCAAGCAAAGCCTCCCTTTCCGTTTATTCCTTGTGGCGAAGTAGCCGGTGTAGTAGAGGCTGTAGGCGAAGGGGTTACTCACTTGAAGCCCGGGGCAAGGGTAATTGCGCTTTGCGAAACAGGCGGGCTGGCCGAGTTGGTCTGCACGCCGGCGATGATGGCCTTGCCCATCCCCGACAGCATGAGCTTTGAAGAAGCGGCTGCCTTTACAATCGTCTACGGGACGGCACACGTGGCGCTCAAACACCGTGGAAATATCAAGGCCAAAGACACACTCCTCGTTCACGGAGCGGGCGGCGGCGTTGGCTTGGCGGCCATCGACATTGCTCGGCACCTTGGGGCTACAGTCATCGCTACGGCCAGCACTGCCGAAAAACTGGCCGCCGCCAAAGAAAAAGGCGCTGCCCACTTGATTAATTATGTCGAAACTGACTTTGTAGAACAGACCAAGGCCATTACCCAAGGCCGTGGGGTAGACCTTGTGTTTGACCCCGTAGGTGGCGATGTGTTCGACAAATCGCTCAAGGTCATTGCTTGGGAAGGCCGCCTGCTGGTCATCGGTTTTGCCGGAGGCCGCATCCCCGAAGTGCCTACCAACTTGCTGCTGCTCAAAAACGCGGCTGCCGTGGGAGTGTTCTGGGGAGCCTACAGCAAACGCAACCCGCAGGTATTGCTCGGCTCGCTGATGGAACTGCTGCAATGGTACCAACAAGGGCATATCAAGCCACACGTCTCGCAGGCGCTGCCCTTAGCCCAAGCCCCTGAGGCACTCAAGGTGTTGGCCAACCGCCAAGCCATCGGAAAGGTGGTCGTAACTATCTGATGAATATACCTAATCAAAATTAGTTTGGAAAAATACATCTATTGAAAATCCTTGATAATCAAGAAAATCAAATCTTGTGAATCTTGGTATAAATTATTGTCAAATAACAGAGAGCACCTTTGTCGGCCCTCTCCTTACTCCTACTTCTCGAACCCTATGTCTACCCAAAGTCTTATTTCCCTCAACAAGAACCAGGTCCTACGTGAAGATTTTCGCGTCAGTACCAACTATTTTGAGAGCGATTTGCCCTTGCGGCATTTTCTCCAAACCCGCACCTCTGCCGAAGGCTATGCCCATATGCAGCCTAAGCTACAAGCCTTGGGCGAGGCAGCAGCTGGTGAGATGAACCCCCTTTCGCTCACCGCCGACAAGCAAGGCCCAGTGTTGGTGAAGCGCGATTTTTATGGCCGCGATACCAACGAGATTCAGTTTCATCCGGCCTATGACGCACTCAAGCGCATCGCCGTAGACTCGGATATGTTTCGGGTTAAGTGGGAGCCATCTTTGCGAGAGCGCTTTGCTCCTGAGCTGCACCGGCTGGGCTTTTCTACCGGTTTTCTGTATGCCATGAGCGAGAGCGGCCTCTACTGCCCCTTGTGTATGACCGATGGCGTGGCGCGGCTCATCGACCGCTACTGCAGCACGGAGGACAAGGCGCGGCTGCTGCCCCGTATCTACACCGACAAGGTCGAAGCGCTTTTTACAGGGGCGATGTTCCTGACCGAAAAAGCTGGCGGCTCGGATGTGGGAGCCAATATTGTCCGTGCTACCCCACACCAAGGCGACTACTACCTCCTCAATGGTGAAAAATGGTTTTGTAGCAATGCCAATGCCGAAATCATTTTTGCCCTCGCCCGCCCCGAAGGTGCAGCAGAAGGCACACGTGGTCTCGGTATTTTTTTGGTAGAAAAACAAAAACCTGACGGCAGCAAGAACGAGATGAACATCATCCGCCTCAAGGACAAACTAGGCGTACGCTCTATGGCCAGTGCAGAGTGTATCTTGACAGACACTTGGGGCAAGCTCATAGGTGAGGAGGGGCAAGGGTTCAAGATTATGACAGATATGATTAACCTCTCACGCCTCTACAACGCCGTAGCCGCCATGGGGGGCAGTCGGCGTGCGCTCATAGAAGTGTATCAGTTTTTGAAATACCGTACTACTTTTGGTAAGTCTGCGCTCGAACACGCCCTCATTCGCGAAAAAATGGCCGAACTAGGGACACTCCACCTGATGCAGTTTTACCTTACTTGGCGCGCCATTGAGGCGCTCGATGCTGCCGACAACGGCCACGAACAGGAGGCCGAACTCATCAGGCTGCTGACACCCATGGTCAAAAAATCGACCGCAGAGCACAGCGTGTATAGCATCAGAGAGTCGATGGAGCTGATGGGCGGCATCGGCTATATCGAAGATGGCGTGATGCCCAAACTCATGCGCGATGCGATGGTACTGCCCATTTGGGAGGGAGCAGGCAATATTATGACCTTGGATATGCTGCGGGCTTCGCTCAAATCGAATGGCTTTGGGGTAATGTGCGCCGAAATTGCCGCCTTGTTGCCCAAGGCCGGAGTACACGAAGCCGTTTTAGCTGCCCAACTACAGGAAATTCAGGCTGTGGCCAAGGAACTGTTCCGCCAGCCTCAGGAAATCATCGAGACAACAGCCAAGCCCCTGTTTGAGCGCTTGACCAAGCTCTATGCTGTGGTGGCGATGCTGCGTTATGAAGACAGCCAGAGCAGTGTTTGGATACGCATTGCCCTTGAAGAAGCCGTAACGCGTTATTTTACCCCCTCCAGCCTACAACCCAAAGCTCCCCGCTCAGTAGCAGAGATTGATACGCTGATTGGATGGGAGTTTTAAATATCAAGTTGAGTCATCCCAAATTATTGGGATGACTGCGCCTTGAAACGCTTGTTTAGACTTTCACCTTGGCACTCAACACAACTGATTTTGTACTGTTACTCAGTAAAAAGCGTAAGCGTTACGCATAACCTACTTAAACAAGCACTTAGCATTTTACAACAAAGTTGCGTTTCTTTTCAACTTGGTATGCTACCTGTATTTTTTTTCCAACAAGTTGGTAGGTGGGCAAGGTTGTCAAATCCAGTGTTTCGGCATTGAGGATGGCCAAGGTGCGTTGCTTTTCGCCAATCCGCCCTAGGACGATGGCTTTTTCAGGCTGCCCATTGCGGTTAAACAAAAGGCTGTAAGCCTCTACTTGCATTTCGCCGGTATATTCAGCTTGGGCACTCATCCAGGCCGAGGCATCAATTTGGTTTTGAGCCTCGATGTCAGTTTGTGGGTCATAGTTTTCCCAGGCTTGTAGCCCGGGTTTTTTGCCATACACCCCTATGGCGTGTTTGGTAACAAACCAACCCAATGCCGTAACCATCACCTGTTGGTGTGTGCCCTGTTGTAGTCGCTCTACGGCTGTGGCGATTGCGTGTAGGGAGTAGTTATTTCCCGGCCCTCCAAAATAGGCCAAGCTACCTGTGAGACTGAGCGGGCGTGGATCGTCTATCGTGAGTCCGATGGCTTTTAGGGCTATCTGCACGGCAGAGGGAAAACAACTATAAAGGTCAAAAGCATCGATGTCTTCGAGACGGCTTCCGGCTTGTTGGAGCGCCTGTTGGGCTGCATAGGCAATCGCCGGCGATTCAGCCAAATTGGGGCGTGCGCTTACCTCCCATACATCATTGGCTGCTGCTCCTCCTCTAAGATATACCCATTGAGCCTCATCAATGCCTAGTTGGCGCGCCAGCCCTACCGTAGTCATTACCACAGCGGCGGCCTGGTCGGTATTGATATTGGCAGTGAGCCGTTTGGTATAGGGGTAGGCGATGTAGCGGTTGTCGTCGCTAGGGCTGACAATCTGCTCAGGGCTATAGCGCTCCTGTGTCCAAGCATACGGATTTTGGGCGGCTACTTCTGAAAATCGGGCATACAGCGCCCCTATTTTGGCGATATCATAGCCTGGTTCAGCCTCTAGTGCGGTCTCAAAAAGGGGATACATATTGGTAGGCAAATAGAGGTCGTAGCTGTTTTCTAGCTCTGTGGAGCCGAGCCGCTGTGAGCCGTTGATGTATTCGGGAGCGGCTTTGGCCGGCCAATCCAGCTTTAGCCCGCTGCGCATAGCCTTAGAATAGCCATACATAGCCTCTGCGCCTGTAATGAGCACAGCCTTGGCCTTGCCCTGAGCCAAGGCAAGGGCAGCTTGGTTGACCAGATACTGCGGGGTGTTGCCTCCTATTTCGGAGTATACAAAAGCGCTGGGCTGTAGTGCGAGCTGCTCGGCTAGGGCTCGGGGTGCATCTTTGTAGGTATACGAAAAAACATTGACTACCTGAAGGCTGTCAATTTGCGAGCTGATGCTCTTGGGTAAGGTGTCTAAAGCCTGACGAGCGGCTTTTTCCATCAATGCTAAGGGATGTTGGGGCATTTCGCCTGTAGTGAAGCGCTGTACCAATTGGGCAGCCGCGACCAGAATGGGGGTGTTGTTATTCATAAGACCCAAAGTAGTGTTAGTTTACGTTGATGGGCAAAAATAATAATTTCCTTGTTGTTTGGCTTATCAGGTTGGGTGAGTTAGCGGATCAACAACTTGTAATAATGCTCAAAAAACACGTTCTTGTGCAAAAATCATAGGATTTATACACAGCCAGATTCGTGTATAAACCCTTAGAGTTTGTCTAAATTTTCAGCGCGGCACTCAAAACAGCTGATTTTTGTGCGGATACTAGGCAAAAAGCGCAGGCCTTATGTTCAGCCCACGATTTTAATCGTGGGAGGGCTACATCGAGCATTTTTAACGAAGTAGCAGCTAAAAAGCGGCGTTTTGGTGTCGATGAAGAGAATTTTAGACAAGCTCTTATACCTAACAATACTGCTAAACAAATTATGAAGATTGGAATTATCCGCGAGGGCAAGGTTCCGCCCGACAGCCGTGTAGCCTTACTGCCCCATCATTGTCAACAACTACAATCGTACTACCCACAGTGTCAAATTGTGGTGCAGCCTTCTACTATTCGTTGTATCTCGGATGAAGCCTATCAACAAGCAGGGGTTTTGTTACAAGAAGACCTGAGTGACTGTGAGGTGTTGTTTGGGGTCAAAGAAGTACCTATTCCGCAGCTATTACCCCAAAAGACCTATCTCTTTTTTTCGCATACCATTAAGGCACAAGCACACAACAGGGCTTTGCTACAGGCCATACTGCGGCAAGGGGTACGCCTGATTGATTATGAATGCCTGACCGACGAATCAGGGCAACGGGTAGTTGCTTTTGGTCGTTTTGCGGGTATTGTAGGAGCTTATAATGCACTTTGGGCTTATGGCCAACGCAGCCGACGCTACCAACTTAGGCGCGCCCACGAATGTATCGATTATGCAGATCTCCAAACAGAGTACACCAAACTACGCCTACCTAATCTCAAAATAGCCCTCACCGGAGCAGGAAAAGTAGCCAATGGGGCTATCGAAGTATTGCGTGCAGCGGGTATTCGACAGGTGTCGGTGGCGGAGTATTGCGGGCAAACTTTCCAAGAGCCGGTGTTTGTACAATTGCGCTCTTCGGATTATTATCAACCCAAAAAACCGGGGCTGGGGGCTGATTTCTATACCCAGCCGCAGTTGTTTATGCCTGCTTTTGAGCGTTTTTGGTCACAGACTGACCTGCTGATCAGTGCGCATTTCTGGCATCCTCAAGCCGCCCCGCTTTTTAGTTGGACAGATACCCGCCGAGGGGACTTTCGCATCCGGCTTATTGCCGACATTACCTGTGATGTAGATGGTTCTATCCCTACTACCTTGCGTACTTCTAGCATTGCTGCCCCGCTATATGACGTGGACTTGAGCACGGCTATGGAGGCAGCGCCTTGTAGCGATGACAAACACCTGACGGTCATGGCGATTGACAATCTCCCCAGCGAGTTGCCGCTCGATGCTTCGGATATGTTTGGAACACAGCTGTGCCAACACGTCATGCCTGCCCTTATTCAAGAGCAAGATACGCCGATGCTGCGCCGCGCCACCATCGCTGCCCAAGGCCAACTCACGCCTGCTTTTGACTATTTACAGGCTTATGTTGATGGTTTTGAGACTGCATAAGGCTGCGTCTTTACCGCCCCTGATTTTTTGGTTATCTTTGCCTCATACTTTGTAGAATGAATGTTATGCGTGCAATTTTGAACCTTTTGTCAGGGGGGGTATGGTTTTGTTTATGGATTGGTTGGGCGGGGCAAGTGCCATTACAAGCACAGGCACTTGACGATAGCTCCTTGCCTGCTGTATGGCCTCAGTACAGCCCTGAGCCAGTGTTACCCGCTGTTCAAAAAAGCATCTGGGAGGCTTCCCAGATTGGCGAAATTCCTTTACCCGATGGGTTTGAACGGGTAGCCGTTGATGAGGCTAGTTTTGCACACTATCTGCGGCATTTCAGACTCAAGCCCGATACCACGATTTACCTCCACAATGGCCAACGCAAACCCGATCAAAGCTTTGGTTTTAGGGTCTTGGATATTGATGTGGGCAGTCAGAACTTGCAACAGTGTGCCGATGCTGTCATCCGTTTGCGCGCCGAATACCTCTATCAAAGCCAAGCACACGACCAGATTCGCTTCAACTTTACCAATGGCCAACCGGCCGTCTACCAACAATGGCGCGAAGGTTACCGTGCTTATGAGCAACGGGGACAAATTGTATGGCGTAAAGAGGTTGACTATGACGGCTCATATCCCAACTTTAGAAAATATTTGGACTTGGTTTTTTATTATGCCGGTACCTTCTCCTTAGAGCGTGAGCTGATAACAGTGCCGCTTGGTGCGCCACCACAAATAGGCGATGTACTCATTCGTGGCGGCTTTCCCGGGCACGCGATGCTCTTGGTTGATTTGGCCCAAAACCCCCAAACAGGGGAGTATATTTTCTTGCTAATGCAGAGTGCCCGCCCCGCACAGGATATGCACCTCGTGCGCAACCGAAACACCCCCACGCTCAGCCCTTGGTATAGCCTCACAGAGTTGAATCCAAAAATACAGATTGAAGAATGGACGTTTGACCGCAGTAACCTGAAGCGCTTTGCCGGGGAGTAGCTCCAAGAGGATGTTTTGAGGCGCTTGCCTGATAAATGTAGCCCTACTGTTGGCAATGCACTGATTTTCTGCGTAATTTGCCGCCCATTCTATCCGCTGTTGCCGCCTAGCAGCCTCGAACTGTCTCAAT of the Eisenibacter elegans DSM 3317 genome contains:
- a CDS encoding SiaB family protein kinase codes for the protein MMKLNVNLIKSVLTIYDELLSNGISLVYLGEFSQDITKMFTSMAEEDMDKNQENPSVRRKVYHVMVETLQNLAKHSDEIADQNETGRGLFMIGKKDENYYIITSNRIAIDKKIELESALLQVNQASPEELKEMYRKQIKEGKLSEKGGAGLGLIDMARKVGEKLDYHFLPYDDNYFFFVLNVVLNSKKLSGKHISSAEHDNDNETPADEAPTQA
- a CDS encoding DnaJ C-terminal domain-containing protein, with the protein product MPAITDYYQLLGLSRNATQTQIKEAYRELAVKLHPDRNPGNPHAEEHFKQITEAYNVLSNPKKRAQYDQLRLTRRMQEMVATGNVDLAETLKDIFGENILTNFVDDLVNYRGEDIRQTLHISLAEALEGSQQRIEVLGKPLRIQLKPGIAHGQVLKIKGQGGEGSKPEKRGDLLLTIHISPQPGFTRQGNDLYTHYTIDLYTALLGGQVQVPSWKEGFEHPLSIPAGIQPNTTLTLQGHGAPLYEQPGEYGNLHINVQVALPTQLSPEAQTLVQKLAQKAPVQFKSLPSEDTAKASEE
- the sucD gene encoding succinate--CoA ligase subunit alpha; amino-acid sequence: MSVLVNKQSKVIVQGFTGTEGTFHAGQMIEYGTQVVGGVTPGKGGQTHLDRPVFNTVKEAVDQAGADVSIIFVPPPFAADAIMEAADAGIKVIVCITEGIPVNDMIAVKEYLRDKDARLIGPNCPGVITPGEAKVGIMPGFVFKKGKIGIVSKSGTLTYEAADQVVKAGLGITTAIGIGGDPIIGTTTKEAVEMLMNDPETEGIIMIGEIGGNLEAEAARWIQANGNKKPVVGFIAGQTAPKGKRMGHAGAIIGGADDTAEAKMRIMRECGLHVVSTPAEIGTTMIEALKK
- a CDS encoding APC family permease; amino-acid sequence: MNQNLSTAKVSFYTAVSLVVANMIGAGVFTSLGYQVLGGVTNTFPLLMLWLVGGIVALCGALSYGELAGMMPRSGGEYHFLSKIYHPAYGFLSGWASMWVGFAAPIALSAMALGRYVSAVFPALPEQAVALSVLVLITLIHATDLKLGSIFQIFSTSVKVTLIIVFIGLGLLLTPEPQPVNLLPVTGDWSMIFSGGFAVSLAFVSFAYSGWNASAYLATEIENPQRNVPRSLFLGTLAVMIAYLLLNFVFLYTVPAAVYGAEQAKLGTSLEVGYVSAQMFLGGVGSQVMGMVIALLLISSISAMVFAGPRVTQVMGQDLHLLRFWARTNAKGIPSMAIVFQSLVAAVLILTSTFDQVLFAIAFTLDIFTFSTVLGVFVMRLRTPSAPRPYRTWGYPITPLIFLAATGWTMYFIFTTRTKESLVALAIVGAGLLVYLINEQVKPKTQNN
- a CDS encoding peptidoglycan DD-metalloendopeptidase family protein, whose protein sequence is MARVKYYYDTETCKYEVVKVRPVDIVLNLLGFVTLSVIFALGMTLIFSRYYKTDQEIVLKKKNEELLMHYKLIKKQLTEVNEMLTALQKRDDNIYRVIFEAEPIPASVRNAGTGGVNRYEDLLKKGLQEEDLIVGTFQKIDELKRKMYVQSKSYDEISMLVKNKSKMLASIPAIQPINNKQLTRLSSGFGVRMHPIYKVAQFHPGVDFAAPHGTPIYATGDGTITEAKFSGGYGNAVKINHGYGYETYYAHMSAFAVRPGQKVKRGELIGYVGNTGFSTAPHLHYEVFYNGEWVNPVYYFFNDLKPDEYQKILELASIENQSLS
- a CDS encoding NADPH:quinone oxidoreductase family protein, with protein sequence MKAFLCKQWGTPDDLVLEDISAPEPKPGEVRVAIKAVGINYPDVLMIAGKYQAKPPFPFIPCGEVAGVVEAVGEGVTHLKPGARVIALCETGGLAELVCTPAMMALPIPDSMSFEEAAAFTIVYGTAHVALKHRGNIKAKDTLLVHGAGGGVGLAAIDIARHLGATVIATASTAEKLAAAKEKGAAHLINYVETDFVEQTKAITQGRGVDLVFDPVGGDVFDKSLKVIAWEGRLLVIGFAGGRIPEVPTNLLLLKNAAAVGVFWGAYSKRNPQVLLGSLMELLQWYQQGHIKPHVSQALPLAQAPEALKVLANRQAIGKVVVTI
- a CDS encoding acyl-CoA dehydrogenase family protein, which translates into the protein MSTQSLISLNKNQVLREDFRVSTNYFESDLPLRHFLQTRTSAEGYAHMQPKLQALGEAAAGEMNPLSLTADKQGPVLVKRDFYGRDTNEIQFHPAYDALKRIAVDSDMFRVKWEPSLRERFAPELHRLGFSTGFLYAMSESGLYCPLCMTDGVARLIDRYCSTEDKARLLPRIYTDKVEALFTGAMFLTEKAGGSDVGANIVRATPHQGDYYLLNGEKWFCSNANAEIIFALARPEGAAEGTRGLGIFLVEKQKPDGSKNEMNIIRLKDKLGVRSMASAECILTDTWGKLIGEEGQGFKIMTDMINLSRLYNAVAAMGGSRRALIEVYQFLKYRTTFGKSALEHALIREKMAELGTLHLMQFYLTWRAIEALDAADNGHEQEAELIRLLTPMVKKSTAEHSVYSIRESMELMGGIGYIEDGVMPKLMRDAMVLPIWEGAGNIMTLDMLRASLKSNGFGVMCAEIAALLPKAGVHEAVLAAQLQEIQAVAKELFRQPQEIIETTAKPLFERLTKLYAVVAMLRYEDSQSSVWIRIALEEAVTRYFTPSSLQPKAPRSVAEIDTLIGWEF